Within Halopelagius longus, the genomic segment GCGGCGCTGTACAAGGCGTTCCGCGAACTCGTCCAGTCCGGGTCGCTCGACCCCAGCGAGGTGCCCAAACTCACCGGCGTCCAAGCCGAGGGCGCGGCACCGATGGTCGAAGCGGTAGAGAACGGGTGGGACGACACGAAGCGCTGGGACGAGGTGGAGACGCGCGCGACGGCCATCCGCATCGGCAACCCCGTCAACGCCCCGAAGGCGCTTCCGGGCATCCGCGAGACGGGCGGCACCGCCGTCGCCGTCTCCGACGAGGAGATTACGACCGCCCAGCGCGACTTGGCGCGCGAGGGCATCGGCGTCGAACCCGCCTCCGCGGCGTCCGTCGCCGGCCTCCGGAAACTCCGGGACGACGGCACCGTCGGCGACGACGAAGACGTCGTCTGCCTGACGACCGGACACCTCCTGAAAGACCCCGACGCCGCCTTCGAGGCGGGCGCGGAACCCGAACCCGTCGCGAACGACACCGACGCGGTGTTGGACCTCCTCGCGGAGTAACCGAACGTTCTCCCGGGACGGACGTTCTCCCCCGATAGAACGAGTGTGACGCGGGTCTGACACAGTTTCATGTCTCCGTGGGACCTCCTCGCAAACATGCCCCTGCCCAGTTTCCCGACTGGAACGGTGAGTGGCGAATCACGCCGCGACCGAACGTTTCCGCCCGCCGACGCCGACGCCGAGGAGGCGACGGCCGACTCGTCTTCGAGTCCCCGACGGAGCGACGAGGCGGGGGTTCCGGGTGCGGCCCCCTCGGACGCCGCGCGTCGCGACGCGCCGGCGGCGCGCGAGTCGGCCGACGAGGAGTCCCTGCGCGAACGCGTCGCCCGCCTCGAACGCGAGAACGAGGCGCTTCGACGGAAGGTGAAGGAGGCCCAACGCGCCCGACAGGACGTCATCGACCACTACGAACGCGTCATCGAAGACATCGACGGCGCTTCTTCGGCTTCCGCCGCCGAGCAAAGCTCGGCGACGCCGACGGTTCGCCCGCCCGCCCCGGACGACGGACTCGCCGACAAAGTCGCACGGCGACTCGACGTCAGAGAGCGCTGGCGGTAGACGGAAAGAGAGAAAGGCGGTCGAAACGCGCTCGAAGCGGTTCTTACTCGTCGGTGCCGTTCAGGGTGAGGTACTTCACGTCGATGATGCGTTCGTCCGCGAGGAGTTCCTCTCGAACCTCGTCGGGGACGTGCTCGTCGAGGTTGTAGACGGTCAACGCCTCGCCGCCCTCGTCGGCGCGGCGGGCGTTGAACATCCCGGCGATGTTCACGTCGTTGTCGCCGAGGACGCTGCCGATGAAGCCGATGACGCCCGGCGTGTCGTAGTTGCGCGCGACGAGCATCCGGCCGTGCGGAATGGCGTCGACGCGGTAGCCGTCGATGCGGACGATGCGCGGGTCGTCGCCCGCGAACTGCGTCCCGCAGACGCTGAGGGTCTCCTCCTCGTTGCCGACGGTGACGGTGACGAGACTCTGGAAGTCCTCCGACTGCATGGTCTTAGACTCCGTCACGTCGATGCCGCGTTCCTCGGCTATCTTCGGCGCGTTGACGGCGTTGACCTGCCACTCCAGCGGTTCGAAGACGCCCTTGAGAGCCGAGGCGGTCACCAAGTCGACGTCCTCGTCGGCGATGTCGCCCTCGTAGGTGACTTCGACCGAGGAGATGCGGCCGTCGAGCAACTGCGCGCCGACTTTGCCCGCCGTCTCCGCGAGGTCGATGTACGGCCGGATGCGCGGGAAGGCGCTCTCGTCCACCGAGGGGGCGTTGAGCGCGTTCATAACGGGCTCCTCGTTGAACGCGGCGTCTATCTGGTCGGCGATGGAGGTGGCGACGTTCTCTTGGGCCGCCGACGTGGACGCGCCGAGGTGCGGCGTCACAACGATGTCCTCGACGGCGAGAAGCGGGTTGTCCGGCGAGACGGGTTCGTCGGCGAACACGTCCACGGCCGCGCCGTCGAGCGTTCCGTTCTCGACGGCGGCGGCGAGGGCCGCTTCGTCCACGAC encodes:
- the serA gene encoding phosphoglycerate dehydrogenase is translated as MKVLVTDPIADAGLERLREAGHEVVTDYDAEGDALLEAVSDANALVVRSGTEVDEAVFEAAPNLVIVGRAGIGVDNIDIDAATDHGVIVANAPEGNVRAASEHTVAMAFAAARSIPQAHARLKDGEWAKGDYLGTELNGKTLGIVGLGRVGQEVAKRLDGLGMDLVAYDPYIGQERAERLGAELVEFEECLERAEFLTVHTPLTPETEDLISTDELELMGGGYLVNCARGGVVDEAALAAAVENGTLDGAAVDVFADEPVSPDNPLLAVEDIVVTPHLGASTSAAQENVATSIADQIDAAFNEEPVMNALNAPSVDESAFPRIRPYIDLAETAGKVGAQLLDGRISSVEVTYEGDIADEDVDLVTASALKGVFEPLEWQVNAVNAPKIAEERGIDVTESKTMQSEDFQSLVTVTVGNEEETLSVCGTQFAGDDPRIVRIDGYRVDAIPHGRMLVARNYDTPGVIGFIGSVLGDNDVNIAGMFNARRADEGGEALTVYNLDEHVPDEVREELLADERIIDVKYLTLNGTDE